A window of Hymenobacter siberiensis genomic DNA:
CCTTGCCCCCGTCGAGGAAAGCGACGATGCTGGGGGTGGTGCGGCGGCCTTCGCTGTTGGGGATGACAACGGGTTCGTTGCCTTCCATTACGGCCACGCACGAGTTGGTGGTGCCGAGGTCAATGCCGATTATTTTGCCCATGAGGAGGGTGTGTTGGTTAAGAAGAGTGGAATATGTCAGGTTCAAAGCAGCTTTCCAGCCGCTATCAAAGGATTACAAGCAACGTACCAGCGTCGTTTTGGTGACAGATTGTCACCGAATCAGGGGCCGGGCGGGGGTTTATCCGACGCGGTGGCTGGGTTTGGTGCGGACGGGTGTAGTTTCCCTGACAAGGGGACGGAAAGAGCGGCTGCTGAAGTTTCAGCAGCAACTCAAGCATTATTTCTTCTCTGGCGCAACTAAGAAAGTGCGAAGCATATTGTTCGGTGATTGATATACCGTAGGCTCCACTACATCTCCTACTTCAAAAGCGGGGCGCATATCAGAAAGGTTGGATGCTATCTGATTCAAAAGCTCCGCTTCTGCGTCTAGATTCCATTCATAGGAATTAGGAAGTAAAGGATTAGAAAGAGAGACAATTTTTAATGTTGACTCGGATACAACACTTGCATCAGCTTTTAACCACAATTGTCCTTTATGTGCAAGCATAGGGAGATGCAAAGGGTATGTAAATTCTGAGTCGATATGTTCAGGTAAGAATTCGTCTAAGAAATAGGTCAGTATCTCCGAAAGATTCTCTGGCCCACCAATTCCATTAAACATGATGCGGAAAAATTGCTTAGATTGTCGCGAGCCGGTCAAAAAACGAACAGAACTCTAACCTCGCTCCAGGCACTTTCTTTGGATTGCTATCGACAGCATATAAGCATTTTTCCCGCATCAGCACTATTGAAGCTTCCATCTTTAACAGTGCATCCAATCCAGTTTGTAGGGCTGCGCTCAATCAACTTGTACTCTAGTTGCGCATTGCGCAAACATGTGTCTTCCAAATTGATTTTGACATCCCATCCAGGGTTGTCTAAAGTTGAAATTGAAACTCCGTATTTGTGTTCCCAATCTCCGTCACAGTGAATAGTATACCAGCGTTGAAGGCGTTGTAATAATTCCATGCAGCGAATAACGACGAATCGGGTGACTTACCGCCCCAGAAACGCCCGCGTCTGCCGCTCCCAATCCGCTGGATAGCGTTTCCAGTACGGTTCGTGGCCCACGTTATGAAAGTCGTGGCGGGCTTTGGGGCCGGCGAGGTGGGTGAAGATGGCCTCGGTTTCGGTGCGGGTTACGCGCGGGTCGGCGGTGCCCCAGAGCAGGAGGGTAGGCGTGTGGATTTGGCTGGCGTAGTGCTCGGCGTTGAGGCCGAAGGCCCAGAACCCGTTTTGCACGCCGCCCCAGAACACCAGCAAATCGGCCATCGGAAAGCCGGGGACGTGCATGGATTCGAAGCGGTTGTAGGCCGTCTGGCGCATGTTGCCGTAGGGGCATTCCAGGATGTTGGCGGTGGGGCGGATGCCAAGTTCGGCTTCGGCGCGGAGGATGGCTACGGCGCCCATGCTCACGCCATATAAAATCACCTCACCTGACGTCGGAACCTCACCCCCGGCCCCTCTCCAAAAGAGAGGGGAGCCTGACGGTTTACTTGTGGAGTCTTTTAGCCAGTGGAATGTAGCCGCCACGTCATCAGCTTCGTGGTAGCCCACGGTGGTGCGGAAACCGGCTGAATTGCCATTGCCGGCCTGGTCCACGAGCAGCACGTTGTAGCCGAGGTGGCGGAAGTAGCCGGCCTCGTGGGTGAGGTGCGACTTGCTGCTGGTGTAGCCGTGAAACAGGGCCACGGTGCCGCGCGTCTGGCCACTGTCGGGGCGGGCCAGCCAGGCTTCGAGGGGGCCGTTGGGGCTGGCAATGGTTACGGTCTCGACCGGGAAGCTGGGTTTGGGGCCGTTGTGGGGCTTGGGGTTGCGGATGCCGGTGAGCAGCAGCCACACCTTCCGGCCGGGGCCGAGCTGCTCGGGGTTAGGCGAGTGCAGGCCGGGCTCGTTGGAGAAGTGGGTGAACCGCCAGGCGTGGAAGAAGGCTACGGCATTCATGGCCCCGAAGGCAGCGAGCAGGAGTAGTAACAGCCAGCGGTGGCGGGAGCGTTGCTTCATCTTCTAAACTAGAAACGCCGGGCAGCCCCACTTATTTTGCGCAACAAATCCACTTCAGCCGCCGTGAGCTCGCGCCACTTGCCGGGCTGTAATCCGACCAACTCCAGTGGCCCGATGGCCGCCCGCACCAGGCGCAGGCAGGGCAGGCCCACGGCGGCGCACATCTTGCGCACCTGGCGGTTCATGCCCTGCGAAATGCGGATTTCCAGCCAGCTGGCGGGAATGCTGGCCCGGTAGCGAATAGGAGGGTTGCGGGCCCACAGGCCGGCCGGCTCGGGCATTTCGACCGCCTCGCCGGGGGCGGTTAGGCCTTCTTTTATCGGCACGCCGCGCCGTAGCTGCTGTAAGGCTTCATCTGTAACGGTGCCTTCCACCTGCGCCCAGTAGGTTTTCGGGACCTTGAATTTGGGGTCGCTGAGGCGGTGTTGGAGCTGCTTGTCGTCGGTGAGCAGGAGCAGGCCTTCGCTATCGAAATCGAGCCGGCCCACGGGGTACACGTCGGGCACGGGCACGAAATCCTTGAGCGTGGCGCGGCCGTGCTCATCGGTAAACTGGGTGAGGACTTCGTAAGGCTTATTGAGGAGGATATAACGCATAGTAGCGCGGACTTTTAGTCCGCGAGTAAGAACGGTACGAAGGCGCGAACTGCCGGGAAATGCGGCGCGGTCGCGGACTAAAAGTCCGCGTTACTCCCACCAGCGCGACTTCGGCAGCGCAGCCCCCAAAGTTACCGGTTCGCCCAGGTGCGGGGTGGTCATCACCTGGCCCAGGCGCGTGGCCTCGGCGGTGGCACGGGTCACGGGTTCGTTCCAGGCGTGGAGCGATTCGGTGAACGCGCCCCAGTGCACGGGCAGCATCACGGCGGCGCGCACGTCGCGGGCGGCCTGCACGCTTTGCTCGGGCACCATGTGAATGTCGGCCCAACTCTCGTTGTACTGTCCGCATTCTACCAGGGCCAAATCGAACGGCCCATACTGCCGGCCGATGGCGGCAAAATGCGGCCCGTAGCCGCCATCGCCGGTATAGAAAACCCGCTTGGCAGGCGTTTGCACCACCCAGGAGCACCAGAGCGTGGAGTTCCGATTGGTGAGGCCCCGGCCCGAAAAGTGCCGGCTGGGCGTGCAGCGCAGCGTGAGGCCGGGCAGCCGCACGCTGTCGCCCCAGTTCATTTCGGTGATGTGCGCCGGGGCCACGCCCCACGCCCGTAGGTGCGGCCCAATGCCCAGCGGCACGTAGAACCGGCCCACCTTGTCCTTGATTTTGCGAATGGTTTCGTAGTCGAGGTGGTCGTAATGGTCGTGCGAAATCAGGACGGCGGCGATGTAGGGCAGCTTCTCGGGCGTAATGGCCAGCGCGGGGTTGTAGCGCTTGGGCGTGGCCCAGCTCACGGGGCCCATTTTCACGCCGAGCATGGGGTCGAGCAGAATGTTCTGGCCCGCTATTTCGAGCAGGCTGGCCGAGTGGCCGAACCACGTGACGCGCACCATTTCGGGCGTTTTTTGGGTGATGGCCAGCGAATCGAGGGGCTGCTGGGGCAGCGGGCCGGGTGGGGCGGCCTGGGGTGATTTATGAAACAGGAATTTCCACATCACCGCCGGTATGCTGCTGCCCGTCATTTGCCGGGTCGGAATCAGGTTCACAAATTGGCCCGCTTGCGCATTGTAATGGCCCGATTTGGCGTAAATGGCCCGGTCGGCTTTGGTAGGCGTGCCGCCCAGCTGCGGGCTGAGGCCCGTGAACGCTACCACTGCCACTAGCAGGGTGCCGAGAATGCCGCCGGTTGTCACAAGGAATTTTTTTAGGGGTTTGGGCACAGGGAAAGTTAAAAGTTAGGTGTTAAGAGGGAAGAATTGGGGAAAGCCGCGCCATCCGGTTTCGACCCTTCACTTTCAACGCCTAATGCTTAACTGATTTGGCCTGGGCCAGCGCCACGATGTCGCGCACTTCGAGCACCGGTTTGGAGTAGCCGAAGTCGGCCGCGTTTATCATGGCCCGGCCTACCTCCTGCATGGTACTCACGAAGTTCGGGGCCAGCTTGCGGGCCATGGGATAGAGCCAGGCAATGGCCCCGTACCACTTGAGAATGTTTCGCTGGCCGGTAGTAGCTTTCATAAAGCCCGGCCGGAACATGTAAGTGGCGCGGAAGGGCAGGGCCAGTAGCTCGTTTTCGGTGCGGCCCTTCACGCGGGCCCAGTGCTGGCGGCTGGTTTGGCGGCTGTCGGTGCCCGCGCCGGATACGTATATGAACGTAAGCTCCGGGTTGAGGCGCAGCAGGGTTTTGCCCACGGCCAGCGTCATGTCGTGGGTGATGCGCTCGTATTCTTCCTTCGAAATGCCCACCGATGACACGCCCGCGCAGAAAAAACAGGCATTGTAGCCCGTCAGCTGGCTTTCTACGGCGCTGAGGTTGGATAGGTCAGGCACCAGCAGCTCGGCCATTTTGGGGTGGGTGCGGCCAGTGGGCCTGCGCGTGAGCACCAGTACGTGCGCCACGACGGGGTTCTGCAGGCATTCGAGCAGAACGCCCTCGCCCACCATGCCGGTGGCTCCGGTGAGAATAACTCGTAGGTTCATGTTGGTTCGGTGATGTAGGAGGGAAGACGTAGCGGCAGCTGCTTTGCTTTATTGAATGTGCGGTAAGCTTTAGCTTGCCGTCTGTTTCATGCACTCAAACTCGCCACGGTAAGCTAAAGCTTACCGCACAGTTACACGCTGCCCGAATACTTCCGCACGGCCCATTCTACCGTCAAAAAGCCCAGAATCACGAAGAAAATCCACTTCAGATTGATTAAATCCTTCAAATCTTCCTCGGCCGTAATCACCGGCTTGTAGTTAGCCTTGATGATGTCCTGGGCCAGCTTGTCCATTTGCGCCGGGTAGTACAGCTGGGCGCCGCTGCGGCGCGCGATTTGCGCCAGCAGGTTGTGGTCGGCTTTCGACTCCAGGGCTTCCAGGGGCTGCGCCTGCACCAGCAGCTCGCCCGCATCCTGCTGGGGCTGGCCGCCCAGCGTAGCGCGGGCCTGGATGCGGTAGCGGCCGGCTGGCAGCGGCCCCAGGTGCAGGGGCGAGCCGTCCTCAGGGTTGGCGAAAGAAAAACGGCGGACTTGCTTTTTTTCGTCGGTTAAAACCAAGTCGATTTGCTGGTTGTAGAGGCGCTCGAAGACGGCATTGTAGGTTTCAGCCCCAAGGGTCACGTCGTCTTGGGTGCCGAATACGTCCTGCGTGGGGTACACGTCGAGGCGCTTTTTGTTGGCATTCTGGGTGAGGAGCTGGAGCGTCCGGATAACGAGGCGGTCGTAGGCTTCGGGCTTGTTGTCGTGCTCCACGGCTTCCTGCAAGCGCCATTGCCAGCTGCCATCGGTGAGCAGCGTGGCCTGGCGGCGGTCCGTTGGGCCCCCAAAAACCAGCAGGGGCTTTTGGGTGGGCACGCGGCCCACGCGCTGCCAGAGCGCGGCTTCGGCCCCGGCCCCAAGGCGGTAGTCGCCAAACGGCACCGGCGCGGGTGGGTACTGCGCAAAGCGGCGGGCCGATTCCTCGTCCGTCGCAAACCGGGCGAAGCCGGGATTGGGTACGGGCGTCACCTCATCGGTCTGCGCCCCGCGCGGTTGAATGGTGAGGCCCGCGCCCAGCTGGTTGTAGGCCGGTAGGTCCGACTGTGCGCCCAAAATGTAGAAAGCGGGCGTTTTGCGGGCTTTCACCTGGGCCAGAATCTCGTTGCCCAGCCCGCCCTGGGCCGGTAGCTGGTGCAGAATGGCCACGTCGAAATCGGCATCGGCCCTGAGCGGCTGCACGCCGGGCAGGGCCAGGGTGAGGTCGAAGTTGTCGTTGGCCAGAATGGCGGCGCGCAGGGCTTTCAGGTCGGGGTGCGGGGCCGCGCCGGCCAGCAGCACGCGCAGCTTGCCCTTCACGACTTCGATGAAGGCCGTGCGCTGGTTGTTCAGCTCGGTAAACTCGTCGGGCTGGGGCACAATGCGCACCTCGTAGCGGCGCTTGCCGGGCGCGGGCGCGGTGAGCTGGAAGGTAGTGCGCACCCGCCGCCGGCCGGCGGGCAGGGCCACGCGGTGGCTGTCGAGCACGCGGCTGCCCTCGCGCAGCTCTATCGTGGCCGCGCCGCCGGCGTAGCCTTCGAAACCCAATTCAGCCTCAATGGGAAATTTATTGCCGCTGAAGGCCACGCGGTTGTAGGTGAGGCCGGTCAGGCGCAGGTCGCGCTTGGGCACGGTGTCGCCCACGGCCACGGTGTAAATCGGGAAGTTGAATTCCGAATAAGCGGGGCTGCGGCCCTGGTTCACGAGGCCGTCGCTGAGGAGCACCACGCCGGCCAGGTTGCGGCCGTCGTAGGCCTCGCGGGTGCTGCTGAGCAGCTGGTCGAGGTCGGAAGTGGCGGCGGAAAAGCGCAGCGAATCAGGCCGGTCCGGGCGGCCAGGCGCGGGCGTCAGCGTTCGGGTTTCGATGGTGAAGCCTTTGCCTCTTAGGGTTTCGGCCAGCCGGGCGAGGCTGGTGGTGGCCTGGCCCAGCACGTTTTTGGGGGTGAACAGCTCCACCGACTGCGAGTTATCGATGGCCAGCACCAGCGTGGGCGCTTCGGTACGCGTGGTGGTGGTTTTGATGAACGGGGCCAGCAGCAGGTAGCACAAAAAGCTCACTACAGCGAAGCGCAGGGCGGCCAGCGCGTAGTTGCGCTGCTTGCTCCACGGGGCTTTGGCCGAGTACTGCAGGGCCGCGTAGCCCGCGCCCACGGCCAGGCAGAGCAGGATAAACCAGGAAGAATAGGAAGTAGTCAGCAAACGAAAGTCGGATTGAATCAGGGCTAAAGGTCGGCCCGCGCCGCCAAAGTTTCGGCCAGTAGCCGGCAGCAGCGGAAGTAGCCGGGGGAGAAGGCGTGCAAAAAGAGCAAACTTACCCGACGAAATTACGGATTTCGGCCTGCTAAGCTTGAGCCGTTGTTTTCAAGTGTTAAAAAATAAATAATTGAACATTAATTCATATATATCGTAACTATGATTTTTCCCGTCAAAAACCAATTTTTGGCTGATACAATCATCTCGACTACTGCGTGTTATTCGGTTTGTCTGCCGTGAGCAGTCCGGTAAGCACCGTAGTGCGGTCGAAAGTGAAGTCGATTATTAGGTTCTGTTAAACAGGGTATTAGGTGGTGCCTTATTGCTGGTTTTTCACTCTTGAGCCCTTTTGTAGGACGAAAACCAACCAGCAACGAGCAACCAGAAACGAGCTGAAATACCTGGCATAAGAGCGACCGGTGTAAAATCAGTTACTAATTTGATTCCCATTCGATTGGGAAGGAGAATTGAAGTCTGCATAGATTCAATTTGCTAGTACGCACTACCTGCAGCCACCGGCAGGAACGGACCTGCCTGGCCCAGCTCTTTGCCGGGCAGTATGAAAAATCAGTTGTTAAATACTTGTCGGCTGCTCATGGGCGCAGTGCCCGGCAGGCTGTGTGCGGCTACTACTACCCCGCGTTTTTTCTGCTGTGCCGATTTGGCCTGGTTGTCAGAGCCCCACTGGCATGGGTATGCTCCTGCGCATCGGGTAGCCGGGTGGGCCACTTGAAGGGTGTCGGGGAATAGCTCGACCGGTCGTGCTCCGGCACGCGCCTGCCATGCGAGGCAGGGTATTTTATTGCCTGATGAATAGGTGCTTAACTGACTTTTTTACCTGTGATATGCTTTTGCTATGCTAGTCAACTTTCTCCCTCCGCGTTGCAGTACCAATTATCTGCTGAAGCTTTTGCTGGTTGTGGGCCTGCTGCTGCCCGCCGCGCCAGCATTGGCACAAACCCGCATTTTGTTTGTGGGCAACAGCTTTACGCACGGTAACCTTGCCCCGGTGCTGAACTACAACACCGCCGCCGTGACGGACGAAAACTACGGACTGCCCACCAGTTCTCCCCGACACGAAAGCGACGACTCGGGGCCTTGGGGCGGTGTACCGGGCATTTTCAAGAAGTTCACCGACGAGGCCGGGCTGGCCTATGAAGTGCACATCGAGGCCATCAGCGGGGTAGACCTGACCTACCACTACACCAATGCCCTCATGGTTATCCGGCAGGCCCAATGGGACAAAGTAGTGCTGCAGGAATTAAGTACGGGGCCGTTGCCGGCGAACAAAGGCGGCAATCCGGCCGATTTTTTTACCTATTCCACGCAGCTGGAGCAGGCCATTCATTCAGTGAATGCCGCCTCAAAAATCTACCTGTACCAAACTTGGGCGCGCGCCGACCTGACGTATCCCGCCGGCCAACCTTATTCGGGCCAGCCCATTACGGCCATGAGCACCGACCTGCACAATGCCTATTACCAGGCATTTGCGCAGAATGGGCGTTTCGAAGCGGTGGCTCCCGTGGGTGATGCCTGGCAGTTGGCCATGCAAACGGGCGTGGCCATGTCCAATCCCTACACGCCCACGGCCGGGCAGCTCGACTTGTGGTCCAGCTACTTCCACGCCAGCAAATGGGGCTCATACCTGAGCGCCTGTGTGTTGCTTCAACAAATTACGGGGGTTGACCCACGCTCCCTGGGGGCCGGGGAACTCGCCGCCGCCGACCTGGGCATTGCGCCGGCCGATGCCGTGGCCTTGCAGCAGGTGGCCTATAACCAGGTGAGCGGCAGCACTAATCCGACCACGTACTCGCTCACGGTCGCTGCCACCGGCAGCGGCACGGTGAGCAAGAGCCCGAACCAGGCGGCATATGCCAGCGGCAGCAGTGTGACGGTAACGGCCACCCCAGCGGCCGGCTTTCAGTTCAGCGGCTGGAGCGGCGACGCCTCTGGCACCACCAACCCCCTGACGGTGACGATGACGGCCAACAAGAACATAACCGCCACTTTCACCGCTGCCCCGGCCGCCAGCTACACGCTGACCACCAACACTACCGGCAGCGGCACGGTAGTGAAAAACCCGAATCAGGCCACTTACCCCAGCGGCAGTACGGTGAGCCTGACGGCCACGCCCGCTGCCGGCTTCACCTTCGCCAGCTGGAGCGGCGATGCCACGGGCAGCACCAATCCGCTCACGGTGACCATGACGGCCAACAAAAGCATCACGGCCACCTTCACCGCCGCACCGGCCGGGCAAAGCGTGACGAGCTACACCCTGGTGAATGCCGACACGGGGGGCGACATTCAGGCCCTGGCCCCCGGAACCACCCTCAACCTGGCTACCTTGCCAACTATTCGCCTGAACATTCGGGCCAATACCAACCCGGCCACGGTGGGCAGTGTCGTTCTCGTCCTCGGCGGGGCCGCGGCCCGGAACCAGACCGAGTCGGTAGCGCCCTACGCGCTGTTTGGTGACAACGGCGCTGGCGTTTATAATTCCTGGACGCCGGGAGTCGGCAACTATACCCTCACGGCTACGCCTTACACCGCTGGCGGTGGCGGGGGCACGGCTGGCACGCCCCTCAGCATCGGCTTCAGCGTCACAAACCAGACGGCCGCTGCCAGCTATACCCTCACCATCGGCACGGTGGGCAGTGGCACGGTAACGAAAAACCCGAATCAGGCCACTTACCCCAGTGGCAGCACAGTAAGCCTGACGGCCACGCCCGCCGCCGGCTACCAATTCAGCGGCTGGAGTGGCGATGCCTCGGGCACAGCCAATCCCTTATCGGTGCCAATGACCGGGAATAAAAACATCACGGCCACCTTTACCGCCACCCCAGCCACGACCTACACGCTGACGGTGACCACGGTGGGCAGTGGCACGGTAACAAAAAACCCGAATCAGGCCACTTACCCCAGCGGCAGCACGGTGAGCCTGACGGCCACAGCCGCTGCCAGCTTCACCTTCGCCAGCTGGAGTGGCGATGCCACGGGCAGCACCAATCCGCTCACGGTGACCATGACGGCCAACAAAAGCATCACGGCCACCTTCACGGCTATTAGCGGCACGGGCTTAGTGTTTTACCG
This region includes:
- a CDS encoding immunity 53 family protein; the protein is MELLQRLQRWYTIHCDGDWEHKYGVSISTLDNPGWDVKINLEDTCLRNAQLEYKLIERSPTNWIGCTVKDGSFNSADAGKMLICCR
- a CDS encoding alpha/beta hydrolase, producing the protein MKQRSRHRWLLLLLLAAFGAMNAVAFFHAWRFTHFSNEPGLHSPNPEQLGPGRKVWLLLTGIRNPKPHNGPKPSFPVETVTIASPNGPLEAWLARPDSGQTRGTVALFHGYTSSKSHLTHEAGYFRHLGYNVLLVDQAGNGNSAGFRTTVGYHEADDVAATFHWLKDSTSKPSGSPLFWRGAGGEVPTSGEVILYGVSMGAVAILRAEAELGIRPTANILECPYGNMRQTAYNRFESMHVPGFPMADLLVFWGGVQNGFWAFGLNAEHYASQIHTPTLLLWGTADPRVTRTETEAIFTHLAGPKARHDFHNVGHEPYWKRYPADWERQTRAFLGR
- a CDS encoding pseudouridine synthase, which codes for MRYILLNKPYEVLTQFTDEHGRATLKDFVPVPDVYPVGRLDFDSEGLLLLTDDKQLQHRLSDPKFKVPKTYWAQVEGTVTDEALQQLRRGVPIKEGLTAPGEAVEMPEPAGLWARNPPIRYRASIPASWLEIRISQGMNRQVRKMCAAVGLPCLRLVRAAIGPLELVGLQPGKWRELTAAEVDLLRKISGAARRF
- a CDS encoding MBL fold metallo-hydrolase, with protein sequence MPKPLKKFLVTTGGILGTLLVAVVAFTGLSPQLGGTPTKADRAIYAKSGHYNAQAGQFVNLIPTRQMTGSSIPAVMWKFLFHKSPQAAPPGPLPQQPLDSLAITQKTPEMVRVTWFGHSASLLEIAGQNILLDPMLGVKMGPVSWATPKRYNPALAITPEKLPYIAAVLISHDHYDHLDYETIRKIKDKVGRFYVPLGIGPHLRAWGVAPAHITEMNWGDSVRLPGLTLRCTPSRHFSGRGLTNRNSTLWCSWVVQTPAKRVFYTGDGGYGPHFAAIGRQYGPFDLALVECGQYNESWADIHMVPEQSVQAARDVRAAVMLPVHWGAFTESLHAWNEPVTRATAEATRLGQVMTTPHLGEPVTLGAALPKSRWWE
- a CDS encoding NAD-dependent epimerase/dehydratase family protein, with the translated sequence MNLRVILTGATGMVGEGVLLECLQNPVVAHVLVLTRRPTGRTHPKMAELLVPDLSNLSAVESQLTGYNACFFCAGVSSVGISKEEYERITHDMTLAVGKTLLRLNPELTFIYVSGAGTDSRQTSRQHWARVKGRTENELLALPFRATYMFRPGFMKATTGQRNILKWYGAIAWLYPMARKLAPNFVSTMQEVGRAMINAADFGYSKPVLEVRDIVALAQAKSVKH
- a CDS encoding VWA domain-containing protein; protein product: MLTTSYSSWFILLCLAVGAGYAALQYSAKAPWSKQRNYALAALRFAVVSFLCYLLLAPFIKTTTTRTEAPTLVLAIDNSQSVELFTPKNVLGQATTSLARLAETLRGKGFTIETRTLTPAPGRPDRPDSLRFSAATSDLDQLLSSTREAYDGRNLAGVVLLSDGLVNQGRSPAYSEFNFPIYTVAVGDTVPKRDLRLTGLTYNRVAFSGNKFPIEAELGFEGYAGGAATIELREGSRVLDSHRVALPAGRRRVRTTFQLTAPAPGKRRYEVRIVPQPDEFTELNNQRTAFIEVVKGKLRVLLAGAAPHPDLKALRAAILANDNFDLTLALPGVQPLRADADFDVAILHQLPAQGGLGNEILAQVKARKTPAFYILGAQSDLPAYNQLGAGLTIQPRGAQTDEVTPVPNPGFARFATDEESARRFAQYPPAPVPFGDYRLGAGAEAALWQRVGRVPTQKPLLVFGGPTDRRQATLLTDGSWQWRLQEAVEHDNKPEAYDRLVIRTLQLLTQNANKKRLDVYPTQDVFGTQDDVTLGAETYNAVFERLYNQQIDLVLTDEKKQVRRFSFANPEDGSPLHLGPLPAGRYRIQARATLGGQPQQDAGELLVQAQPLEALESKADHNLLAQIARRSGAQLYYPAQMDKLAQDIIKANYKPVITAEEDLKDLINLKWIFFVILGFLTVEWAVRKYSGSV
- a CDS encoding InlB B-repeat-containing protein; translated protein: MGLLLPAAPALAQTRILFVGNSFTHGNLAPVLNYNTAAVTDENYGLPTSSPRHESDDSGPWGGVPGIFKKFTDEAGLAYEVHIEAISGVDLTYHYTNALMVIRQAQWDKVVLQELSTGPLPANKGGNPADFFTYSTQLEQAIHSVNAASKIYLYQTWARADLTYPAGQPYSGQPITAMSTDLHNAYYQAFAQNGRFEAVAPVGDAWQLAMQTGVAMSNPYTPTAGQLDLWSSYFHASKWGSYLSACVLLQQITGVDPRSLGAGELAAADLGIAPADAVALQQVAYNQVSGSTNPTTYSLTVAATGSGTVSKSPNQAAYASGSSVTVTATPAAGFQFSGWSGDASGTTNPLTVTMTANKNITATFTAAPAASYTLTTNTTGSGTVVKNPNQATYPSGSTVSLTATPAAGFTFASWSGDATGSTNPLTVTMTANKSITATFTAAPAGQSVTSYTLVNADTGGDIQALAPGTTLNLATLPTIRLNIRANTNPATVGSVVLVLGGAAARNQTESVAPYALFGDNGAGVYNSWTPGVGNYTLTATPYTAGGGGGTAGTPLSIGFSVTNQTAAASYTLTIGTVGSGTVTKNPNQATYPSGSTVSLTATPAAGYQFSGWSGDASGTANPLSVPMTGNKNITATFTATPATTYTLTVTTVGSGTVTKNPNQATYPSGSTVSLTATAAASFTFASWSGDATGSTNPLTVTMTANKSITATFTAISGTGLVFYRALNINGNALVLDGQNWEAATGAANFTVTGTRFANQNIPLNPATDAPRASMIRSSVYGPSLDATLRNVPAGTYVVYAYVWEDNNPEIFDVRVQGQLVLSNYNSGPAGSWSRLGPYTTTVASNGTLVVSTAGGYANLSGIEVWRQNAVGAARTALTPDSGSLAQPFASAGSRLPEDRLSGPAGVATPQVYPNPTSDGRLWVLLPNNFQGPVAYSLVSGIGATLASGQLAGPAQQLDFSRQLTASGLYYLLLKGQNQRAQIKLVRP